GAAATTAGGACTGTCGGAGACATTTGATGCTGTTACTCACCAATCACATCGGCTATGAAGCCAACGCGCCAAAGCAAGCGATACTGCAAACTCGTAAGGCTCGTCTTTCCTCTACCTCCGTACTGTTGGTGTGTGCAGATAATCATGTCACCGTTGATAGTTTTGATGTGGTTAAGCACGGCCAAGTTGCAAACTGGCACACAGGAAACTACTTCACGATTGATTTCAGTGAAGTGACCAAACCGGGGCGTTACTATCTGCGCTTTGAAAATCTGCGTTCGGAAATTTTCGAGATTGGTGAAAAGCTACTGATGCAGAGAACCTTCTCTGACGTTCTGCACTACTTCAAATCACAGCGCTGTGGTGGCATTTTCGATAAGAAGGACAAACAGGCTCAATTGCTGGGCACTGATCGTTATGTTGATGTCCACGGTGGTTGGTACGACGCATCGGGGGACGTCAGTAAGTACTTTAGTCATCTCTCTTATGCAAACTACCTAAATCCACAACAGATTCCGATGGTGGTTTGGAATATGCTCAAAGGGCTGCGTTTAGCTCTGGATCATGAAGCATTCCAAAAGTTCACTCAAACTCGCCTTACTGAAGAGGCACTGTTTGGCGCCGACTTCTTAGTGCGTATGCAAGATGCAGCCGGATACTTCTACATGACTGTATTTGATAAGTGGAGCAAAGATATCAACCAACGTGATATCTGTGCCTATGCGACGCAGGAAGGTATCAAATCTGACGATTTTCAAGCTGGTTTCCGTCAAGGCGCAGGAGTTGCTATCGCTGCACTAGCCAGCGCTTCTGCTCTAGAAGTTTCTGGAGAGTTCTCTAATCAAACCTATTTAGAGACAGCTGAAAAAGGCTACTGGCACCTAAAAGAGTACAACCACCTCTATCTCAACGATGGTGAAGAGAACATCATCGATGAGTACTGCGCACTATTAGCGGCAAGCGAACTCTATCGCGTAACTAAAGACTCTAAATACCTTGCTGAGGCAAGAATCTGGACTAAACGCCTTAGCCAGCGCCAACAGTCAGATCAAACCGTTGAGTATTTCTGGTCTACAACTGCTGACGGCTCGCGCCCCTATTTCCATGCTGCAGAAGCAGGATTGCCTGTTATCGCTCTATGCGAATACTTAGCTATAGAACCGGATGAGCAGCAGCATCAAGCTGCACGTCTCGTGGTCGAGCAAGCCTGCCAATTTGAAGTCAATATTACCGACAAAGTCACGAACCCATTTGGCTACCCTCGACAATATGTCAAACCAGTCGACGGCGATAAGCGAGACGCCTTCTTCGTCGCTCACAACAACGAAACGGGCTATTGGTGGCAGGGGGAGAATGCGCGCCTAGGTTCTTTGGCGACTATGGCATTACTCGCTCAACCGTATATTCATAACGAAGCACTTAAAGCTCGTCTGATTACCCTATCTCAAAACTGTTTAGACTGGATTTTAGGTCTCAACCCTTACCACATGTGCATGCTAGACGGTCACGGCCACAACAACCCAGACTACCTGCCACAACTTGGTTTTTTCAATGCCAAGGGCGGTATTTGTAATGGCATTACTGCGGGTTTTGAAGACGAGGAAGATATCGCCTTTAATCCACCCGCTCAGAAAGACGACATGCTGCAAAACTGGCGTTGGGGGGAGCAGTGGATCCCTCATGCTGCTTGGTATCTGTTAGCAACAGCCGCCCAGTTTAACTTCAGCGTTAATCAAGGGGAGCAATAACATGTACTACGTTGGTATTGATGGCGGCGGCACCTCTTGCCGAGCTCGAATCCGTGACACTGAAGGCCAATTTATTGGTGAAGCCAAAAGCGGCAGCGCCAATATTCTTCTTGGTACTGATATTGCGATGGCGTCCATCGTAGCTGCTATTCGTGATGCCGCTCTACAAGGCGGTTTAACGGAGTCTGACTTTTCTAAGATGCATGTCGGACTAGCACTTGCGGGAGCTGAACAAAAAGCGGCTTGGTTGAGCTTTATGCAAATTGACCACCCTTTTGCCTCTATCACCCTAAATACCGATGCCTATGGTGCTTGTGTTGGCGCGCACAACGGGCAAGACGGCGCGATCATGATTGGTGGTACAGGCTCATGTGGCATCTTGCTCAAAGATGGGGATCAACACGTCGTTGGTGGTCGTGAGTTCCCAATCTCAGACCAAGGCGGTGGTGCCGTGATGGGACTGAGACTTATCCAGCAAGTGCTGCTTGCAGAAGACGGTATTCGCCCAAAAACATCACTGTGCCAACACGTCATGAACCACTTCGATAATGACGTCGACAATATTGTTGAATGGTCAAAGACCGCCATACCAAAAGACTACGGTCAGTTTTCCCCGGTGATTTTTCAACTCGCTAACGAAGGGGATGAGCTCGCGATTGAGATGCTCAAACAAACTGCAGCTGACATCGAGATGTTTATCAATGCCCTCCACCGAAAAGGAGCCAATCAAGTGTGCCTAATGGGCAGTATCGCTGAACGTATTCTGCCTTGGCTCTCTCCCGTTGTTCAGCAATGGGTTGTACAGCCTCAATTCGACGCCATCGAAGGTGCGTTGATGTTTGCTGGCAAGCCCGAACACAACTTGTACTAATAGACTTAACAGGGAAGTGATATGAATTACCGCATTGACTTAGCCGTTCTCTCAGAACAGAAGCAAAACTGCCGCTTTGGTCTAACCGTACACAACTTAAGTGATGCCGACATCAAAACATGGTCGCTACACTTTGCCTTTGATCGTTTTATTGTTCCAGAGAGCTTATCGCAAGGCACTCTGACTCAGGTAGGTAGCTACTGCACGTACACGCCGAATGACTGCGAACTTAAAGCCAATAATCACTACTACTTTGAATTCAGTATTCAGAGTGCTCCGTTCCGTTTTCTTTCGGACGGTTTAAACGATGCGTTTGTCCAAACTCACACTAATAATGAAACGCAAATCTTACCCGTAGATATTTCCCCAATTGTTCTGGCCTCTCCTTACCGCGAACGCACTGAAGTTCCTCAGGTTGATGCCGCGCCATTGGCGCTGATCCCACAACCAAACTCAGTCACAATACAAAACGGGCTCTTCCCTCTAAACCCAAACACAGCGCTCGCTATCACCTCTGCACTGGCAAGCGATGGTGGAGAGTGGCTGAAAGAAGAATTGCGCACCCATTTCGAGCTATCACTGCCTGAGCAAGAGGTGGGTGCCATTACATTTAGAGCCAACCCAACACTCGATGATGCTGAATATAAACTCACGGTAACAGAGGAAGCCATAACAGCAGAAGCCGGTAGTCAAAGTGGTTTTATCCATGCAGCCGCAACCCTGATTCAACTTATTGATCAGCAAGGTG
The Vibrio pelagius genome window above contains:
- a CDS encoding glycoside hydrolase family 9 protein, encoding MLLLTNHIGYEANAPKQAILQTRKARLSSTSVLLVCADNHVTVDSFDVVKHGQVANWHTGNYFTIDFSEVTKPGRYYLRFENLRSEIFEIGEKLLMQRTFSDVLHYFKSQRCGGIFDKKDKQAQLLGTDRYVDVHGGWYDASGDVSKYFSHLSYANYLNPQQIPMVVWNMLKGLRLALDHEAFQKFTQTRLTEEALFGADFLVRMQDAAGYFYMTVFDKWSKDINQRDICAYATQEGIKSDDFQAGFRQGAGVAIAALASASALEVSGEFSNQTYLETAEKGYWHLKEYNHLYLNDGEENIIDEYCALLAASELYRVTKDSKYLAEARIWTKRLSQRQQSDQTVEYFWSTTADGSRPYFHAAEAGLPVIALCEYLAIEPDEQQHQAARLVVEQACQFEVNITDKVTNPFGYPRQYVKPVDGDKRDAFFVAHNNETGYWWQGENARLGSLATMALLAQPYIHNEALKARLITLSQNCLDWILGLNPYHMCMLDGHGHNNPDYLPQLGFFNAKGGICNGITAGFEDEEDIAFNPPAQKDDMLQNWRWGEQWIPHAAWYLLATAAQFNFSVNQGEQ
- a CDS encoding N-acetylglucosamine kinase, giving the protein MYYVGIDGGGTSCRARIRDTEGQFIGEAKSGSANILLGTDIAMASIVAAIRDAALQGGLTESDFSKMHVGLALAGAEQKAAWLSFMQIDHPFASITLNTDAYGACVGAHNGQDGAIMIGGTGSCGILLKDGDQHVVGGREFPISDQGGGAVMGLRLIQQVLLAEDGIRPKTSLCQHVMNHFDNDVDNIVEWSKTAIPKDYGQFSPVIFQLANEGDELAIEMLKQTAADIEMFINALHRKGANQVCLMGSIAERILPWLSPVVQQWVVQPQFDAIEGALMFAGKPEHNLY